Genomic window (Vampirovibrionales bacterium):
TTAAACGCCGCTACCCGATTCTGGATCGGGCCGTTGTTCGCCGCGCGCTATTTCCGGCGCGCTTAACCCTGACGGTGTCAGAAAAACCCCTATTGGCGCAAGTTTACACGGATGTCATCTCAACGCGTCCCAGCGCCGTTATTACGTATGACGCCGACGTTCTCTCCCTGGCGCCCTATCAACGGGCGGTTGCCGCCTTTCCACAGAGAGGTCTGTTACGGATTTACGTCAATCCCGGCCAGCGACTACCGCGCGCCGAGTCCCGCCGATTGGCGGAAATTGCCGAAATTGCGCGCGGCATGACCGGCTTAACGTTTGAGTGGATTGATTTTCGCAATCCGCAACAAACGATGTTGATGTTTTCGCAAGTGAAGGTCAACCTGGGCGCTCTGGATGTGACGGCGCCGCGACGGCTGGCGCGGTTGACGTCATTGATCCCGATTATTCTTGAAAAAGTCCCCACGATAGACGCCGTGAATTTACAGTGGTTGAATCAGGTAACGTTCCATCGTGGAAACGACGCTTGGCAGCGCTCACATTCCGCCCTGCGCCAGTCTCTTCGCGCGCCTGCCAGCGCCGACGCCTCGCTACCCAAGGGGTTGTTGCCAAGCCCGACTGACGCCTTTCCAGAAGAACATCCCGAAGAAGCCCCCGGAGATCACCCCCATGGCCTTGAATAACCCCTCCTCCCCCGCCCCCCCGATTCGCGTGGTGGTATCAGGCGCCGCAGGCAAAATGGGTCGCGAAGTGGTCAAAACCGTCTTGGCCGATCCGGCGCTGACGCTGGCGGCAGCGGTAGATACGCATCATGCGGGCGAAGACGCCGCCCTCATCGCGGGCTTGACGCAGCCTTGCGGCCAGGTCATTCGCCCGGATTTACGCGCGGCGCTGGCCGAATCGCAAGCAGACGTCTGCGTTGATTTCACCCGACCGCAAGCCGCGCTCACCAATGCGCTCACGATTATTGAGTCGGGCTGCCGTCCGGTGATCGGCACCACAGGCCTCTCCCCGGATGATTTACAAACCATCGCTCACGCCTTACAGACGGCTGGCATCGGCGGGATGGTCGTTCCCAATTTCGCTATCGGGGCCGTGCTGCTCATGAAATTTGCGCAAGAAGCCGCCCGCTATTTTGATCATGCCGAACTCATCGAATTGCATCACAACCAGAAGGCGGACGCGCCCAGCGGGACAGCGGTAAAAACCGCGCTCAAGATGCAAGAGGGGCTGGCGGCGCGCGGCCTGCAGACGTTTGGGGCCGACAACGCGCCTGAAACCGAGACCATCGCAGGCGCGCGGGGCGCTCAGGGAGCCGCAGGCATTCGCATCCACAGCGTGCGCCTGCCGGGTCTGGTGGCGCATCAGGAAGCGATTTTCGGCGCGGCGGGCGAATTACTGACGCTG
Coding sequences:
- a CDS encoding FtsQ-type POTRA domain-containing protein, whose amino-acid sequence is MKRKPPRSRALRAKPVAKALPGRLRAPTPPEKSRGSRPKPIGKIPAGKRAQDVNRARGRQQAYLQARRKRKRILVMCSRLRFLVKLCFLLLLCFTLWQFATASFWAMDAPRIRVENAHLIASDAIAPAVGALKGLPITQIDPQALEKWLKRRYPILDRAVVRRALFPARLTLTVSEKPLLAQVYTDVISTRPSAVITYDADVLSLAPYQRAVAAFPQRGLLRIYVNPGQRLPRAESRRLAEIAEIARGMTGLTFEWIDFRNPQQTMLMFSQVKVNLGALDVTAPRRLARLTSLIPIILEKVPTIDAVNLQWLNQVTFHRGNDAWQRSHSALRQSLRAPASADASLPKGLLPSPTDAFPEEHPEEAPGDHPHGLE
- a CDS encoding 4-hydroxy-tetrahydrodipicolinate reductase gives rise to the protein MALNNPSSPAPPIRVVVSGAAGKMGREVVKTVLADPALTLAAAVDTHHAGEDAALIAGLTQPCGQVIRPDLRAALAESQADVCVDFTRPQAALTNALTIIESGCRPVIGTTGLSPDDLQTIAHALQTAGIGGMVVPNFAIGAVLLMKFAQEAARYFDHAELIELHHNQKADAPSGTAVKTALKMQEGLAARGLQTFGADNAPETETIAGARGAQGAAGIRIHSVRLPGLVAHQEAIFGAAGELLTLRHDSFDRACFMPGVALAVKRVGALNGLTYGLDALLT